The DNA region CGTTCGTCAACAGGGCCACGCGTTTTCTCGAGGAGAGCCTCGCGGCCAACACCTGCATCCACGGAGTCCTACTCGACGTCTTCGGAGTCGGCATTCTCCTCGTCGGTAAAAGCGGCATCGGAAAGAGCGAGTGCGCACTCGACCTCGTGCTCCGCGGGCACAGGCTGGTGGCGGACGACATCGTCAACGTGCGCAAGCGACCGCCATCGACGCTCTACGGCACCGGTTCGGAGATAATCAAGTTTCACATGGAGATCAGAGGACTCGGCATCATCAACATACGCGACCTGTTCGGAATCTCGGCGGTACGCGACCGAAAAGTCGTCGAAATGGTGATCGAACTCATGGACTGGAATCCTGACATCGAATACGATCGCCTTGGCCTTGAGGAACACCGTTACACCATACTGGACGTCAGGGTCCCTCTCATCCAGATCCCGGTCAGGCCGGGCAGAAACCTCTCTGCGATCATCGAGGTCGCAGCGAGAAACCATCTGCTCAAACTGGGCGGCTATCACTCTGCGAAGGCATTTCAGGAGAGGCTGTCGGCGGAGATACTGTCCAACCAGGAGAGAGAGCACCAGCTGTTGGGAAAGCTCGAATAGAAAGAGGGAAATAATGATAGGGGTTGTCGTCGTGTCCCACAACAACATCGGCTGCGAGATGGTGAACGCAACGCAGAGGATCATACCGGACGCAAGGCACATGCGCGGCGTATCTGTGAATTCAAACGACCCTCCTGATTCGATCCGCAAGCAGATTGCAGACGCAATCCACGGAGTCGACCAGGGGGAAGGCGTGCTGATCCTCACCGACATGTTCGGCGGCACGCCGTCGAACGTCTGTCTCTCGTTTCTCGACCCCGAGAAGACCGAGGTGATCTCGGGGTTCAACATGCCGATGCTCATCAAGCTCGCCAATCTCAAACCAAACGCAAAATTTGCGGACACGGCGCAGTTCATCAAACAGTACGGACAGCGCAACATCGTGATAGCCAGCGAAGTCCTGTCCAGAAACACATAGGGGCGTAAAAGATGCCAGACAAGAACAACGACATCGTGAAATCCTTCACCATCAGAAACACGCTCGGCCTCCATGCCCGGGCAGCGTCGGCGTTCGTGAAGATCGCCAACCGCTTTCAGTCCGAGATACTCGTGCGCAAGGATGACGCCGAGGTCAACGGCAAGAGCATCATGGGAGTGCTGATGCTGGCCGCGGCCCAAGGCACCGAGATCGCCATCACGGCCAGGGGCGGCGACGCCTCAGAGGCCCTCGACGCGCTGGGCAGACTCATTGACGACAAGTTCGGCGAGAACTGAACCGGATGAAGACCCGCAGATTCCATTCCCACGCCACATCGCCCGGCATCGTCATAGGCCGCGCGTACAGGCTGGAGCATCGCGGCTCACCCTTCGCGCGCACCTGGATCAAAGACGCGGACGTGGAGCAGGAAGTCGAGCGCTTCAAGTCTTCCGTCCAGAAGGCCAAGGAACAGCTGACCCACATACAGGCCAAGATGTGCCGTTTCCAGGGCCACGACCAGATCAAGATCATCGAGTCCTACAGGATGTTTCTGCAGGACGACATGCTGGTGGCCACGACCCTCAAACACATCCGCGACTCGAAGATCAACGCGGAGTGGGCGCTGGACAAGACGCTGGCGCACCTCAAACTGTCGTTCCTGAACGTGAATGAAGAGTATTTCCGCGAGAGGCAGCAGGACATCGACTACGTCGGCCGCAGGCTGATGGACAACCTGGTGGGCAGCCCGGAGCTCTCGTTCGACGATCTGCCGCATGAAGACGCGATACTGGTGGTGCACGACTTGAGCCCGGCAGAGGTCGCCAGCCTCCCGAAAGAGAGGATCGGCGGCTTCGTGATGGAGGGCGGCGGCGAGACCTCGCACAGCGCGATAATCTCAAGAGCGCTGGAGATCCCTGCCATGTTCGGAGTGGCCGATATATTCGACGGCATCGAAGACGGCGAAACGCTCATCCTGGACGGCATCAAGGGTATGCTCATCGCCTCGCCGACCGCAAAGGAGCTGGAGCAGTACCGCTCCATCCGGAAAAAATACCAAGCCCTGGAAGAGATACTGCTCCGCGAGACCACCCTCCCCGCGATCACGCAGGACGGCTTCAGATTGATGATCGAGGCGAACATGGAGATCGTCGAGGAGATACCCTCGATCCTCCAGCACGGCGCCGAGGGGATCGGCCTCTACAGGACCGAGTACCTCTTCCTCAACAGGCTCGAAGAGCCGTCCGAGGAGGAACAGTTCGAGAACTACGTCACCGTGCTCGAAAATCTCTCGCCCAAGCCCGTCACCATACGCACGATAGACTTGGGCGGCGACAAACTCGCCATATCCCAGGCCTACGAAGTGCAGGCCAACCCGGCGCTCGGCCTGCGAGCCATACGCCTCTGCCTCCGCGAGATCCCCCTTTTCAAGACACAGCTGCGCGCGCTCTACCGCTCGTCGGTTCACGGCAAGCTCAGGATCCTGATCCCCATGATCTCCTCGGTGGACGAGCTCTTGAGGGTCAAGAAGATCGTCGCCGAGGTGAAGCAGGAGCTGCTCTCCAAAAACGTCCCATTCGACGACGAAGTGCCCCTGGGCATAATGATCGAGGTCCCCTCCGCAGTCTTCATGGCCCCCGAGCTCGCAGCCGAAGCCGACTTCTTTTCCATCGGCACCAACGACCTCATACAGTACGGGCTGGCCATCGACAGGATCAACGAACAGGTCGCGCACCTGTACAATCCCTATCACCCCGCCATCCTCCGCATGATCAAGCGAACCGTGGACGCCGCCAAGAAGGCAAAGATCGATGTCGGAATCTGCGGAGAGCTGGCCGGGGACCCGCTGGCCATAACGCTCATGGTCGGCATGGAGCTCGATTCCCTGTCCATGAATCCCGTCTCGATCCCGCGCGTGAAAAAGATACTCAGGGCGATAACCAGGGAACAATCGGTAAAAGCCCTTAAGGAAACCCTGGCCAAGTCCACGGCCGACGAGGTCGAAAAATACCTGAAACGCAAGACCAGCCACCTCCTGCCAGGGGATATCAGGCGCCTTCATATCATCGAGGATCAGGGGGGCTGATTCGAAATGTTTAGAAATCTCAAAACGTTAGAGCGGTTTTGACCTTGACTTATTGACCCCCTCCCCTTATAAGACACGAACCTTTTTTCGCAAAATATACACCCTAGAAAAGGAGTCCAAGATGAGAAAGCACGAGCACCTGTTTACCTCAGAGTCAGTCACCCGTGGCCACCCGGACAAGGTCGCCGACCAGATCTCCGACGCAGTTCTGGACGCTGCACTGGCCCAGGACCCTGAATCCAGGGTCGCCTGCGAAACCATGGTCACCACCGGCCTCGCCTTTGTGGCCGGCGAGATCACCACAAAGGCGCAGATCAACTACCCTGAGGTGGTCCGCAGCACTATAAAAGATATAGGCTACAATCACCACTCCATGGGCTTCGACTGGGAGACCTGCGGCGTGATGATCTCCATCGACAAGCAGTCGCCGGACATCTCCCAGGGAGTGACCGAAGGCGAGGGGTTGTACAAGGAACAGGGCGCCGGCGACCAGGGGCTTATGTTCGGCTATGCCTGCAACCAGACCGAAGAGATGATGCCCATGCCCATCACGCTGGCCCACCGCATCACCCGCAGGCTGAGCGATATGCGCATGAAAGGCGAGATAAAGTTCCTCCGGCCCGACGGCAAGTCCCAGGTCACGATACGATACGTCGAGGGAAAACCGGTGCACATCGACACCGTAGTTTGCTCCACCCAGCATTCGCCCGACGTGTCGTACGAAGAGCTGAAGGAGACGGTACTGGAAAAGGTGATCAAGCCCGTGCTCCCTGCAGAGCTCTGCAACAGCAAAACGCGCTATCTCATCAATCCGACCGGCCGTTTCGTGCTGGGAGGCCCACACGCCGACTGCGGGCTCACGGGCCGCAAGATCATCGTGGACACATACGGCGGCGTGGGAAGCCACGGTGGCGGCGCATTCTCGGGCAAGGACCCCTCAAAGGTCGATCGCAGCGCCTCATACATGGCGCGCTATGTGGCCAAGAACATCGTGGCCGCAGGCATCGCGGACCGCTGCGAAGTTCAGCTCGCGTACGCGATCGGCTTTGCCGAGCCGGTCTCCATAATGGTCAACGGATCTGACACTGATCTGGTGGACAACGAAAAGCTCTTGATGGCGGTCCGCGAGATCTTCCCGCTCAAGCCCGCGGGCATCATCAACCACCTGAAGCTCAAGAGGCCCATCTATCGCAACACCGCCAAGGGAGGCCACTTCGGGCGCAACGAAGAGG from bacterium includes:
- the hprK gene encoding HPr(Ser) kinase/phosphatase; the protein is MLNIPVIKLIKETEHRLHIELLTGQQGLDKKIAIPCIQKPGLALTGDVSNLHPGRIQVLGKTEINYISSLDATKQREVMEAIGSVDIACIVLTRNSEPPKAMLKMCQERNIPLMKTKLVTSTFVNRATRFLEESLAANTCIHGVLLDVFGVGILLVGKSGIGKSECALDLVLRGHRLVADDIVNVRKRPPSTLYGTGSEIIKFHMEIRGLGIINIRDLFGISAVRDRKVVEMVIELMDWNPDIEYDRLGLEEHRYTILDVRVPLIQIPVRPGRNLSAIIEVAARNHLLKLGGYHSAKAFQERLSAEILSNQEREHQLLGKLE
- a CDS encoding PTS fructose transporter subunit IIA; amino-acid sequence: MIGVVVVSHNNIGCEMVNATQRIIPDARHMRGVSVNSNDPPDSIRKQIADAIHGVDQGEGVLILTDMFGGTPSNVCLSFLDPEKTEVISGFNMPMLIKLANLKPNAKFADTAQFIKQYGQRNIVIASEVLSRNT
- a CDS encoding HPr family phosphocarrier protein; its protein translation is MPDKNNDIVKSFTIRNTLGLHARAASAFVKIANRFQSEILVRKDDAEVNGKSIMGVLMLAAAQGTEIAITARGGDASEALDALGRLIDDKFGEN
- the ptsP gene encoding phosphoenolpyruvate--protein phosphotransferase; this encodes MKTRRFHSHATSPGIVIGRAYRLEHRGSPFARTWIKDADVEQEVERFKSSVQKAKEQLTHIQAKMCRFQGHDQIKIIESYRMFLQDDMLVATTLKHIRDSKINAEWALDKTLAHLKLSFLNVNEEYFRERQQDIDYVGRRLMDNLVGSPELSFDDLPHEDAILVVHDLSPAEVASLPKERIGGFVMEGGGETSHSAIISRALEIPAMFGVADIFDGIEDGETLILDGIKGMLIASPTAKELEQYRSIRKKYQALEEILLRETTLPAITQDGFRLMIEANMEIVEEIPSILQHGAEGIGLYRTEYLFLNRLEEPSEEEQFENYVTVLENLSPKPVTIRTIDLGGDKLAISQAYEVQANPALGLRAIRLCLREIPLFKTQLRALYRSSVHGKLRILIPMISSVDELLRVKKIVAEVKQELLSKNVPFDDEVPLGIMIEVPSAVFMAPELAAEADFFSIGTNDLIQYGLAIDRINEQVAHLYNPYHPAILRMIKRTVDAAKKAKIDVGICGELAGDPLAITLMVGMELDSLSMNPVSIPRVKKILRAITREQSVKALKETLAKSTADEVEKYLKRKTSHLLPGDIRRLHIIEDQGG
- the metK gene encoding methionine adenosyltransferase, which encodes MRKHEHLFTSESVTRGHPDKVADQISDAVLDAALAQDPESRVACETMVTTGLAFVAGEITTKAQINYPEVVRSTIKDIGYNHHSMGFDWETCGVMISIDKQSPDISQGVTEGEGLYKEQGAGDQGLMFGYACNQTEEMMPMPITLAHRITRRLSDMRMKGEIKFLRPDGKSQVTIRYVEGKPVHIDTVVCSTQHSPDVSYEELKETVLEKVIKPVLPAELCNSKTRYLINPTGRFVLGGPHADCGLTGRKIIVDTYGGVGSHGGGAFSGKDPSKVDRSASYMARYVAKNIVAAGIADRCEVQLAYAIGFAEPVSIMVNGSDTDLVDNEKLLMAVREIFPLKPAGIINHLKLKRPIYRNTAKGGHFGRNEEDFTWERTDKAADLRRVLGL